CAATTGGTGCCAAATACAATAAATCCATAGCACAAGTAGTATTGCGGTGGCTGATTCAACAAAATGTGGCCGTAATACCAAAGTCGGTTACGCCATCAAGAATCTTTGAGAACAACGATATATGGGATTTTGTACTTTCCGACGAGGATATGCAAGCAATTGTTGTATTGGATACCAACAAAAGTGTATTTTTTGACCATCGTGAACCTGATACCGTAAAATGGCTAGCAAGTCTTCAATACGAGGAATAATAAAGCCGTAGGCAATAATCACCTAACCATCATACTTATTTATTAATAATGCCAGCGTAAACTCGCCCCGCCAAGTCCAATGACCTGACTAGGCGGGTTTTATGCTAAATAGATAGGGCTAAGTATTATGCTGCATCAATTACCCCTAGGTTTAGTAGGAAGAACAATCTACGAATGGCTTTTGTAGACAATACCTTATAGGCAAGATGATAAACAACATGCTATAAAAGGTCAATAGCAATACCAAATGCCTATCTTTTACCTTCCCTAAAAAAACCTATTTATATCCCACAAAGGAGTTTTAGCTACATCAAAAGTCGTTTTGGATAAATCTGTCTTTGAAAGTTGTTGCAATTTTGTATCAACAAAAAAGACAGACAAATGGAATTGAAAAATAGCACAATCTTGATTACAGGTGGTACAAGCGGCATAGGGCTGGCGTTTGTAAAACAACTTACTGAACTAGGAGCAAATATTATCGTTACTGGACGTAGCCTTGAGGCTCTTAGGCAAACCCAACAACAGTTTCCCAGTATCCATATATTTCAAAGTGATGTGAGCAAGCCAAAAGATATTAAGCAGCTTTATAATGATGTTATACGACAATTCCCTGAATTGAATATTATCATCAATAATGCAGGAATAATGCGATTGATAGATTTGCAGCATACACGCGATGATTTGGACAGTATTATTAGCGAGATTACGACCAACCTTGCAGGTACTATTCAGATGGTACACCAATTTTTGCCACATTTGCTACAGCAAAAATCATCGGCAATCGTCAATGTTTCCTCTGCTATTGCATTTATGGCATACTCCTCAGCACCTATTTATAGTGCTTCAAAAGCGGGGGTTCATGCTTATTCAAAGGTATTGCGTATGCAACTTGAGCATACCAGTGTAAAGGTGTTTGAGGTAATACCACCAGGGGTTAATACCAACCTCCAAAATGATTGGGTATTACAACCCAACCCACGCCAAATGATGAGTGTAGACAAAATGGTGAGTATTGCTGTTGAAGGATTGCTAAAAAATCAATTAGAAATTAAACCAGTTTTAGTGAAAGCAATAGAAGTAGCAAGCAGAGTTGCTCCTGCAGCTTTGATGAAATTTGGACATAGGGAGTTTGAGAAATTTAAGCGGAACAATCACGAGAAAGAAAGATGAAAAAGCTAATTTTAGAGGTCGTTATAGGCTGAAAACAAAGCCAAACAGCTATCTATCGCTTGGATTTTTGAGGTTATGTAGGTTTTTGGCTATATAGGAATAGAATTCAAAAGAGTTTATAATAAACAGTTAACAAGCGATAACTATAATGACTATAGGATTTTCCTGTATACCAAGCACAAATCAACTCCTCTATTTTCCCCTCAGGGGGTATTGAAAGGTACAAAAAACCATAACGGTGATTGGGTTATGTGCTTGGATGTCATTATTTTAGATACTTAAATATTGATTTATCTATAAAAAAACTATTTTCTAAAATGATAAAGAGCATACTTTCATTAGTGCTACTGGTAATTTCAGTGGTGCTAAGTATCAAGCACGGCTGGGATACATTCCATTACAAAAAGAATCCCGAAACGATAAGAATGATGTCGGAATTGGGTATCACCGATACTTTTGTTCCGTTCTTCGGAATAGTAACTTTTGTTATAGGTATCTTGCTACTGATTCCCAAAACGTATTTCTTAGGAAATGTTATCAATGCAATGTCTATTGTGCTGATTATGGCGTTGGCACTGAGAGCCGAAAACTATAAAATGGCATTGATCGAAATACCCTTCTTGGTAATGCCTTTGGTAATGATATGGCTGAAATATCCTTTCAAAAACTAACGTGATTTTATGGCAAATACCAAACCATATAGAATACAATCTATAACAGAAATACACCGATTGATGGGGCTTCCAAAACCTCATCATCCACTTATAGGTATCATTGATTTGACAGGGTTAAAAAACAATTCGGGTATCGATACCGTATTATTTGACTTGTATGTTGTATCGCTGAAAAGGGGCTGCGACAAACTTCACTACGGACAACAGAGGTACGATTTTGATGAAGGGTTAATGGCATTTATGTCGCCAGGGCAGATACTGCGTGGCGAAGAAAACGGTGTGCCTTCACACTTGGAAGGTTGGATGTTATTTATCCATCCCGATTTTTTGTGGAATACATCGCTTGCCAAAAAAATAAAACAATACGAGTTTTTTGGATATTCTGCCAATGAAGCCTTATTTCTTTCTGATAAAGAAGAAACCATCATCAATGCCATCATCCAAAATATTCAAAATGAATACCACTCAAATATTGATAAGTTTAGTCAAAATATTATTATTTCGCATCTTGAGACTTTACTGAATTATGCCGAACGTTTTTATCAGCGTCAATTTATTACACGAAAAATTTCTAATCATCAAATTCTTGACCGATTGGAAACATTACTTTCAGATTACTTCAATAGCGATGACTTAGTGACAACTGGCTTACCAACAGTGCAGTATATTTCGGATACCCTCAATGTGTCGCCAAGTTATTTAAGAAGTTTACTCAAAACCTTGACTGGACAAAGCACTCAGCAACATATACACGAAAAACTGATAGAAAAAGCCAAAGAAAAACTATCGACTACTGATTTGTCGGTTAGCGAAATTGCGTATGATTTAGGGTTTGAACATTTGCAATCGTTTTGTAAGTTGTTTAAAACAAAAACTAAACTTTCGCCTTTGGAATTTCGGCAGTCGTTCAATTAAAATTAACTTTTATTGCCCTGTATATCAGCACTGTATCTTTAGCTGTACAGTGTTGATAATACAAAGAAAAATGCTGGAATATAGCTATTACCTCAAGGCCAATAGCTATTATAATATGTTTGGTACTAGCACTTCAATCAAACTAAGCTTATTTGGCTATAACAAGGGTACTACAAAAGCAAATCCTGAAAGGCAAATACATTTTTCAGGAATCATACAAAGGATATATTGCCAATCAAGTTGACGAAAAATACTATTTGGAAGTATCAAACCAATAAATCATTTATTAAATAAAGATTAAGGTAAAAACAACAACTCGTATAGATATAGAGCGTTATGAGAAAATTACTATCGGCTTAGCAAAATAGATTTGAAAAACTAAACTACTCGGCTTATATTTGTCCAAATATATATTCGCTCTTTGCTATAAGTTTCACGATGAACAGTAGTATTTTTTCCCCAGAACCACTAAAAAAAATATTTTCATACTTTATCATAATCCTATTGATTGGTTGTTTTGAGAATATAGCATTTTCTCAGGTATCATTCAACGAGGTAGCCTTCCGAAATATGACAGAATCGGAAAGGTATCGGTTTGTACACGATTATCCGTTTTGGAAATTGGTAGAGGTAAAACAATTAACAACTACCCTCGATAAAATGAGGGAAATTGCCGAAACTAACAAAGATTATCATACTCAACTGGCCTTACAATACTATACCTTTCTAGTAGCAGCAAATGTGGGATTTAAAATCCCCAATGGTAAATCATTCAATGATGTTTTGATTGATATGCAAAAACTTGCTACCCAAAAAGGCTATGAAATAGAAGCTCTAGCAGCATCTTTTTACCTAACCAATAGCCTATATTTGGGTAAAAAAATTGCGGTTGAGCAGTATTATGTAGATGAACAACATTGTTTAGAAAAAATACAAAGCATTGGTTTTGAGAAATTTCGTGATTATAATGTGGTAGCAATACTGTTTGATTTTAGCAAAGGACTTTGGGATCTAGGAGACCTCGACAAGGCGTACCAATACCTGCATATAGCCGAACGTTTTGTAGAACCTACCACCGAGGGAGGTTTTTATTATACTCAGGTATATAGCTATCTACAGGCTTATTGGAAAAGTAAAAATGATTACAATAAGTCGATTATGTATGCCAAAAAAATATTGAATTTTCATCAAAACCTCCACCCAGATTTGCCCGAACATAAGCACTGGAACTATTTTTGGCGACACTTTTCTTCGATTGATATTGCTTCATTGCTCATCGACCAAGGGAAAATTGAGGAGGGTGAGTTTTATGCCAATAGTGGCTATAAGCTTATCAAAACCCAATTATCTACCGACACGACTGTGTCGAAACAGGCCGAATATGATGCCTTGATGGTGCTGATTCCTATTAAATTAAAATTGGGTAAAACCAACGAAGTAAGTTCTTTGCTCGATCGAGCAACTGCCATCAAAAATAACCTAGAACCCAAAGGATTGCTTGACTATTTTAAGCCTTTGAGGTTATACAAATATTCGGCAGAATACAATGAAAAAAAAGGGAATAATGTAACTGCATTGCGTTATATGCACCTTGCCCAAGCACTAGAAGATAGCCTCGATAGCCGAAATGACTTGCAAAAAGTGTCGCAAATGCAGCTACGATACGAGGTCGAAAAATATGCCGAGCATCTCAAAATGATAGAAAATGAAAAGCAATTACAGAAATACCTACGCAATGCTGTTATTGTTATTTTGTTGCTGAGCCTTGTACTGGTGTATGTCAATCACCAGCGTTTGCAGCAGAAACACCACCAAAAAGAAAAAGAGCTAGAAACGGCTCAGAACGAACTCCAATTTCAGACCCACCACTTCCGAAAAATGTCGGAATTAGCAGAAAATCTCCGTCGTGAAAATGAAAAACTCTCTACCAACGGTACTCAGAGCGAGTACCTACAGCAGCTTATTACATCGACTATCCTAACAGAAGAGGGCTGGACAAACTTTAAACGGATGTTTGAAAAAGTATATCCTGGTTATATCCAAGCACAAAAAGAAAAATACCCCGACCTCACCAATGCCGAGACCCGATTGTTGATGCTTGAAAAACTTGATTTAAGTGCTCAAGAAATGGCCGATATGATTGGTGTAAACAAAAATACAATTCACCAAACAAGGCTACGTTTACGCCGTAAGATTAGTGATAGAACATGATGTGCTATATGTAATAAACCCAGAAAAGTAAAAGGCTTTGGACGTAAAGTTGTAGAATATAATGATAAGCTTTGGAATGAATATAAGTTGGGAAATCGCAACACTAGGTAACATCCACAAGTTTAATCAATCCAGCAATAGTTGTGTGCTTAGGGTTTTATGATGAGGCAAAAGATAGAAAATAGTAAAACAAATTTCTATTTTGAACTTATTGAAAACTAACTGAATAGAAAGACAACAAAACGTATTGCTGTTTTTTTATTACAAAATTTATAGGGTAGAGTACCGTGATTTCAAATAAATTGTCATTTATTTGAAGCTATAAACCTTAAAACAGCTACTTCTGCCGCCCAATTATGGATTTTATTCAACATCTAACTGGTAAAATTATCTTAACCGACGTTGAGAAAGAAAAAATTAATAAGGCATTCAAAACCGAACGCTATACCAAAGGAACGGTTTTGATGATGCCCGGTACAAGTTCGCAAAAAGCAACTTATGTCGAAAAAGGATTATTACGGACTTTCTATAGCCACAACGATAAGGATATTACACATTTCTTTTTTGAAGAAGGCTTTGTTTCTATGAATATTGATAGCGTTTTTTATAACCAACCTACACCTTACGGAACAGAAGCATTGGAGGATGTTATTCTGCGAACTATTCAATATCGTGATTTTATTCAATTGTCCGATACCATACCTTGTCTGAAAGATTATGTTTTTCTTACATCTGTTCACATGGTCAAGCAGTTTTCAGATAGGTTATATTCTTTACAGTTTCATACCGCACAAGAACGCTACACCGCTTTGCTCAATGATCATCCTTCTATTTTGATGCGAGCTCCATTGGGTCATATTGCCTCTTATTTGGGCATTACCCAACAAACCCTCAGTGTGATTAGGGCTAAAACCAAGTAATTATTGCTGTTTTTTGTTTGGAAAAGGAAATGAAAAGCAAGTTCCTTCAAAATCGAAGCATTTTTTAATATAGATTAAAAATTCCCATTTTTCTTTTGCTCAACTTTGTCACATCAAAAGTAAACGCCATAACGATGGAGACAAATTTAGACAATGGTATTCACTGGGTTTACATTACCGACGAGTCGGGAATGGCCACTGTGTTTCCTCAGCTAAAAGCTAAGCTAGTAGGAAAAGAGCTGCATCATGTTTCGGTAGTATATTATGCTCCGACCAAGGTTTTTCATTTTCAACGAGAGCTTGAGATTTTGCTCAGGCATTATCCAACAGTATTGTTTGTGTATTTTATAATAGCCGAAGTTGCTGATAACTTTTTTCAGGAACATCCTGAATTAGAGTCAATTATTAACGCCAATACAATGACATCCATGGAGTTTGTGGTATGCGGAAGCGATGCCTTTTGTCTGAAAGCGACAGAGCTATTACATTTTTTGGACATTCAACAAATTACGATTCAAAATCCTTTATTCATATAAAAAATCCCCCAACCAATGAAGTACGCTAATATTTATCTCGGTGTGCTTACAACGTTGCTATTGGCAAGTTGCAAACACAATGAAACTACAAATAAAGAAAATCAATCGCAGGCTATTACCATAAATGTAACCAACCTCCAAGCTTCCAAAATTAATAAAGAGGTGTCGGTAAGTGGCAATGTCGATGGTAGTACAACCGTCCGTTTAGGATTTTTGGTGGCAGGCCGCATCAATTTTATTTCGAGCCGTGAAGGACAAAATATAGGGAAGGGGCAATTAGTAGCCACAATCGAGCCTACTAACTATAACATTGCCAAAGAGTTGTCGGATATACAGGTTAACCAAGTAACAGACGAGTACAATCGGCTTAAAATTATGCGTGAGCGTAATAGCTTGTCGGAAAGTGATTTTTCAAAAGTGAATTTCACCCTACAGCAAGCCAAACTACAACAACAATTACAGCAAAAAAATCTATCAGATACCAAATTGTATTCGCCTATTAGTGGTGTTTTAATCAAGAAACTAGGTGAAGTAGGCGAGATTATTGGTACAGGAACACCCTTATTGGTAATTTCGGATATTCGGAAAGTAAAGGTGCTTGCGTATATACCAGAGGGTGAATTACATCTTGTTAAGCTCGGCCAATTAGCTGAAGTAACGATTTCGGCATTAGATAAAACCTTTAGCGGACGAGTAACCGAGGTAGGCTCAGCTGCCGATGCCACATCCAGAGCATTCACGATTAAAATAGAAGTAGACAACCCCCAGCTTTTGATTCGCCCAGGTATGATTGCCGAAGCTCGTATCAATACCAATACCTCTGGCGAAAGTATTTTATTACCCTTGGAAGTTATTAGCCACGATTTAGATAACCAAGAGTTTGTGTATGTAGTAGATAAGGCTCAAAACAAGGCATTCAAACGCAAAATCAGTGTTGGTAAAATCATTGGTAACCAAGTAGAAGTAATACAGGGGCTCAATGTAGGCGATGCTGTAGTAACTGCTGGCCAAAACAAACTTACTGATGGTTCTCTAATCTCAATTAAATAATGGCATTATGAATATTATACAAGCAGCCTTAAAATATAAGCACGTAACATTGTCTGTTTTGTTACTGTTATTTGCTATCGGGGTCAATTCTTTGCTAAATATGCCTCGTCGTGAAGACCCCAAAATTACGATTCGTCAGGGCTTGGTAATTGCCTATTTTCCGGGGGCTAATTCGGCACAGGTGGAAGACCAAGTTACCAAAAAACTCGAACAATATTTGTTTCAATATGAGGAGGTTAACAAAACCAAAACGTATTCTACTACCAAAGATGGTATTGTAGTTGTCAACGTAGAACTAACCGAAAGCGTAAAGTTACCAGATATATTTTGGAGCAAACTTAGGCATCAGCTATTGGTATCTAAGCAGTTGGATTTGCCCGAAGGCGTAAAAGGCCCTATTGTCAATTCCGACTTTGGCGATACCGAGGCTATGGTAATTGCTTTGGAAGGAAATAAGGCAAGCTACGCAGAACTAAAAACGTATGCTCAAAAACTAGAAGATTACCTCAGAACGATTCCTGCGGCATCTAAAATAAAACGTGTTGGCGAACAAAAAGAACAAATTGTGGTGGCATCAAGCTCTGAAAAACTATCACAGTATGGGGTAAGTTTACAGCAAGTAGTAAGAGTATTGCAGTCGCAAAATAGTATTAATGCTACAGGTTCTGTCAAAACCGAACAAAGCAAAGCTCCGCTTTATACCAATGGTTTTTATAATACCGAAAATGATTTAGCTAATCAAATAGTAGGGGCATCGCAAAGTGGCTCAACGGTAAAAGTGAGCGATGTTGCCACCCTAAAACGAGACTATGCCGAGCCTCAAAGTACTATTACTGTAAATGGTAACAAAGCAATTTTACTTTCTATCCAAATGCACGAAGGTAATAATATTGT
The DNA window shown above is from Flectobacillus major DSM 103 and carries:
- a CDS encoding helix-turn-helix domain-containing protein codes for the protein MANTKPYRIQSITEIHRLMGLPKPHHPLIGIIDLTGLKNNSGIDTVLFDLYVVSLKRGCDKLHYGQQRYDFDEGLMAFMSPGQILRGEENGVPSHLEGWMLFIHPDFLWNTSLAKKIKQYEFFGYSANEALFLSDKEETIINAIIQNIQNEYHSNIDKFSQNIIISHLETLLNYAERFYQRQFITRKISNHQILDRLETLLSDYFNSDDLVTTGLPTVQYISDTLNVSPSYLRSLLKTLTGQSTQQHIHEKLIEKAKEKLSTTDLSVSEIAYDLGFEHLQSFCKLFKTKTKLSPLEFRQSFN
- a CDS encoding helix-turn-helix transcriptional regulator; protein product: MTESERYRFVHDYPFWKLVEVKQLTTTLDKMREIAETNKDYHTQLALQYYTFLVAANVGFKIPNGKSFNDVLIDMQKLATQKGYEIEALAASFYLTNSLYLGKKIAVEQYYVDEQHCLEKIQSIGFEKFRDYNVVAILFDFSKGLWDLGDLDKAYQYLHIAERFVEPTTEGGFYYTQVYSYLQAYWKSKNDYNKSIMYAKKILNFHQNLHPDLPEHKHWNYFWRHFSSIDIASLLIDQGKIEEGEFYANSGYKLIKTQLSTDTTVSKQAEYDALMVLIPIKLKLGKTNEVSSLLDRATAIKNNLEPKGLLDYFKPLRLYKYSAEYNEKKGNNVTALRYMHLAQALEDSLDSRNDLQKVSQMQLRYEVEKYAEHLKMIENEKQLQKYLRNAVIVILLLSLVLVYVNHQRLQQKHHQKEKELETAQNELQFQTHHFRKMSELAENLRRENEKLSTNGTQSEYLQQLITSTILTEEGWTNFKRMFEKVYPGYIQAQKEKYPDLTNAETRLLMLEKLDLSAQEMADMIGVNKNTIHQTRLRLRRKISDRT
- a CDS encoding Crp/Fnr family transcriptional regulator, which encodes MDFIQHLTGKIILTDVEKEKINKAFKTERYTKGTVLMMPGTSSQKATYVEKGLLRTFYSHNDKDITHFFFEEGFVSMNIDSVFYNQPTPYGTEALEDVILRTIQYRDFIQLSDTIPCLKDYVFLTSVHMVKQFSDRLYSLQFHTAQERYTALLNDHPSILMRAPLGHIASYLGITQQTLSVIRAKTK
- a CDS encoding efflux RND transporter periplasmic adaptor subunit, which gives rise to MKYANIYLGVLTTLLLASCKHNETTNKENQSQAITINVTNLQASKINKEVSVSGNVDGSTTVRLGFLVAGRINFISSREGQNIGKGQLVATIEPTNYNIAKELSDIQVNQVTDEYNRLKIMRERNSLSESDFSKVNFTLQQAKLQQQLQQKNLSDTKLYSPISGVLIKKLGEVGEIIGTGTPLLVISDIRKVKVLAYIPEGELHLVKLGQLAEVTISALDKTFSGRVTEVGSAADATSRAFTIKIEVDNPQLLIRPGMIAEARINTNTSGESILLPLEVISHDLDNQEFVYVVDKAQNKAFKRKISVGKIIGNQVEVIQGLNVGDAVVTAGQNKLTDGSLISIK
- a CDS encoding SDR family oxidoreductase encodes the protein MELKNSTILITGGTSGIGLAFVKQLTELGANIIVTGRSLEALRQTQQQFPSIHIFQSDVSKPKDIKQLYNDVIRQFPELNIIINNAGIMRLIDLQHTRDDLDSIISEITTNLAGTIQMVHQFLPHLLQQKSSAIVNVSSAIAFMAYSSAPIYSASKAGVHAYSKVLRMQLEHTSVKVFEVIPPGVNTNLQNDWVLQPNPRQMMSVDKMVSIAVEGLLKNQLEIKPVLVKAIEVASRVAPAALMKFGHREFEKFKRNNHEKER